A region from the Pseudonocardia petroleophila genome encodes:
- a CDS encoding class I SAM-dependent methyltransferase: MNRAETALVNSPPRRALQRFYEVPTLLRLGGALPPNARVLEVGCGAGYGTELILRRFAAARVDALDLDPAMIGRAKRRLAGYADRVRLATGDMTDLRAALGAEDGSFDAVFDFAIVHHVLDWRAALGEIVRVLKPGGRFYFDEVTAAALATRGYRWLFDHPTEDRFTAQEFVAELERQGLQVGSRWRTRIRGHYLLGVAQRPYSDAASR; this comes from the coding sequence ATGAACCGGGCGGAGACGGCTCTGGTGAACAGCCCACCGCGTCGGGCGTTGCAGCGGTTCTACGAGGTCCCGACGCTGCTGCGGCTGGGCGGTGCGCTGCCCCCGAACGCGCGAGTACTGGAGGTGGGGTGCGGGGCCGGGTACGGCACCGAGCTGATCCTGCGCCGGTTCGCCGCAGCCCGAGTGGACGCGCTCGACCTGGACCCGGCGATGATCGGCCGGGCTAAGCGCCGGCTGGCCGGTTACGCGGACCGGGTGCGGCTGGCCACCGGCGATATGACCGACCTGCGCGCCGCCCTGGGCGCCGAGGACGGCAGCTTCGACGCGGTGTTCGACTTCGCGATCGTCCATCATGTCCTCGACTGGCGGGCGGCGCTGGGCGAGATCGTTCGGGTACTCAAGCCGGGCGGGCGGTTCTACTTCGACGAGGTCACCGCCGCCGCGCTGGCCACCCGCGGCTACCGGTGGCTGTTCGACCACCCCACCGAGGACCGGTTCACCGCGCAGGAGTTCGTCGCCGAACTGGAACGCCAGGGCCTGCAGGTCGGCTCGCGGTGGCGCACCCGGATCCGCGGGCACTACCTGCTCGGGGTGGCCCAGCGCCCCTACAGCGACGCCGCATCGCGGTGA
- a CDS encoding DUF305 domain-containing protein yields MSGADIRHSGDTTDAGGPPAANPPDDGDADGGDAGGGRGPGGRPRWARGLITACLAAALLLLGATGGLLLGRPGDAPATPDLESVSVGFAQDMSVHHGNAVQMAVGARDRSTDPAIRQLAYDIESGQTAQVGQMQGWLSLWNAPTRSTSGYMRWMPDMVTGMGMGHASDGLAAMPGMASAEDLARLRNSTGPAGDVLFLQLMLRHHEGGAAMLRYAADNAELPQVRNLAAQMLTAQTAESQAIRQMLAERGAAPLGG; encoded by the coding sequence ATGAGCGGCGCGGACATCCGGCACAGCGGGGACACCACGGACGCCGGTGGCCCACCGGCCGCGAACCCCCCCGACGATGGCGACGCCGATGGTGGCGACGCCGGCGGCGGTCGCGGGCCGGGCGGGCGGCCACGGTGGGCACGGGGACTGATCACGGCTTGCCTGGCCGCGGCGCTGCTGCTGCTCGGCGCGACCGGGGGGCTGCTGCTCGGGCGGCCCGGTGACGCCCCGGCGACGCCCGATCTGGAATCGGTCAGCGTCGGGTTCGCTCAGGACATGAGCGTGCACCACGGCAACGCCGTGCAGATGGCCGTCGGGGCGCGCGACCGCAGCACCGATCCCGCGATCCGCCAACTCGCCTACGACATCGAGTCCGGGCAGACCGCGCAGGTCGGGCAGATGCAGGGCTGGCTTTCGCTGTGGAACGCCCCCACCCGATCCACCAGCGGCTACATGCGGTGGATGCCGGACATGGTGACAGGCATGGGTATGGGTCACGCGAGCGACGGGCTGGCGGCCATGCCTGGGATGGCCTCAGCGGAGGACCTGGCCCGGCTGCGGAACAGCACCGGACCGGCCGGGGACGTGCTGTTCCTGCAGCTGATGCTGCGCCACCACGAGGGCGGTGCCGCGATGCTGCGCTACGCCGCCGACAACGCGGAGCTGCCCCAGGTTCGCAACCTCGCCGCGCAGATGCTCACCGCCCAGACCGCCGAGAGCCAGGCCATCCGACAGATGCTCGCCGAGCGCGGCGCCGCCCCACTTGGAGGCTAA
- a CDS encoding DUF3105 domain-containing protein produces the protein MTGRSRPWSTIAGTLVVLLFAVGVFGYVFVLDRQAQSRDAALAAFTPSASNQDPAQQIPGVTEQHDQAAQHVAPTDQVAYTQFPPTGGAHDQSWATCTGVVYDQPVRSENLVHSMEHGAAWIAYDPEQISGAALDQLTARVQDQPYTALSPYPGLDQPISLQTWGHQLKLADPADPRIDQFLAALRTNQYTHPEVGATCEALGPDQFDQDQPPPFQPAPPVDAVGQPGVRAADETSPAAPGDGAASMPGTGS, from the coding sequence GTGACCGGGCGGTCCCGGCCGTGGAGCACGATCGCCGGGACGCTGGTGGTGTTGCTGTTCGCCGTCGGCGTGTTCGGCTACGTCTTCGTGCTCGACCGGCAGGCGCAGAGCCGCGACGCGGCGTTGGCGGCGTTCACTCCGTCGGCGAGCAACCAGGACCCGGCGCAGCAGATCCCCGGGGTCACCGAGCAGCACGACCAGGCCGCCCAGCACGTGGCCCCCACCGACCAGGTCGCCTACACCCAGTTCCCGCCGACCGGCGGCGCTCACGACCAGTCCTGGGCGACCTGCACCGGGGTGGTCTATGACCAGCCGGTGCGCAGCGAGAACCTGGTGCACTCCATGGAGCACGGCGCGGCATGGATCGCCTATGACCCCGAGCAGATCAGCGGCGCCGCCCTCGACCAGCTCACCGCCCGGGTGCAGGACCAGCCCTACACCGCGCTGTCCCCCTACCCCGGGCTCGACCAGCCGATCTCGCTGCAGACCTGGGGGCATCAGCTCAAACTCGCCGACCCGGCCGACCCGCGGATCGACCAGTTCCTCGCCGCGCTGCGCACCAACCAGTACACCCACCCCGAGGTCGGTGCCACCTGTGAGGCGCTCGGGCCCGACCAGTTCGACCAGGACCAACCGCCCCCGTTCCAACCGGCCCCCCCGGTGGACGCGGTGGGCCAACCCGGCGTGCGCGCCGCGGACGAGACCTCCCCGGCCGCGCCCGGTGACGGCGCCGCCTCGATGCCCGGAACCGGCTCATGA